The DNA segment TCCAATAAAGTTTACAATAAACACGAAGCATAgtcaaatgtaaattttctatagTTTTCGCATCGTTttcatgaattaaatttttgttgttttttttttaactagaacgttttaaaaatattcctaaaaattgtcaaattttaaaaaagaagttttttttagttagtaaTACCGCAAGGTCGGATCCGACTCAACCGCAGTGAATGAGTGATTAGAACCCACCGTAGGACAGGAGggttaagggtgcgcaggagtcAGAACAGAATATCGAATTGACTTCAGCGCCAGTTGcgaaaaaagtagaaaactGGTTTTAAtgtattcgttacactttggcggatgcggcTctaaggcctgattttgcaatttcgcccttaaaactttatgaacaataaaatgaagatagcaaacgtacttttattctGCACCCTTAAGTAACCCCCAAAGTACTCACCTGCTATTGACGAATCCTGTACCCTCGGGCGATGCCGCACTATACAGAGGTCCAGTGTGATTCATAGCAAATTCTAATGTAGTTTCCGGGGTAACAGTACGGGGTAAAACGAATGTGAAAGGTCTGGAACTCGTGTATTCCTGTGGTGGGTCCACCAAGTATGTCAAACCACCCATCGATACGTGATCCATAAGATTTTGACCCACACCTGGTGAATCGAGCACCAAGGGTACACCCATTTCTTCGAGATGATCTCTGGGTCCGATACCAGACAGCATCAACAATTGCGGCGATTGTATTGAGCCGGCTGATAGAATTACCTCGCGATTAGCATTCACCTCCTTCAGCATTCCATTCACGCGGAATTGAACACCGTATGCTCTTCTTGTATTTCCTTCTGCGAATCAaagtaatcgaataaattgcgACTGTCGAAATTCCCttgcagtttgaaataaaaggtCAAAAATTCGAATTGATGAGCGATGATACATGTAGCCAGTCGATCGAGTCCTTAAACGTGTCGTTTCTTCgtcaacaaatgaaattaatatttgaatagtgagagtattagaattttaattaaaaagaaatatgaaagtaGATTCTTTGATTCGGTAATTATAATTCTCTGAATTGCAATTATTAGCCTTTAAGCCTCTTCTCTATTTTCTACAGCGATAAATGTTGatcaaatattacatttttgctTATTTTCTCAAGTTAATGAATCATATTTTGATCTTGATTTTCGTCTTAAAATCAGAagattcattataaaaacattttgagTGCGAtaacatactttcatttaaaagaagaaataaacagATTGAAAAGAGACAAATTTGTGTGAAGTGCATGATTATCATTTGTAAATACTCACCTTGGCGAATCAGAATCTTCTCCGCCATCGAAAGCAAGCTAACCTGCAGATTCTTCCTCTTCGAAGCTGGTCGAATGAAAGCCTTCGCAGTGCTGCAACGCAGACCATCCCTTAAAGTACCGGATGTGCGCATAAATCCAGTTTGTTTGGCCCCGTTCACGTCCAGAATTTCATATCCCATTTGCGTGGTCGCGTTCAGCACGTAATCAGTTACGGGCATACGGTATCTAAAATCTTCCACGGTCAAGGGTCCACCGGTTTGATGGTAGGATGAtccttttaatttatcgatcctCATGTCTTCAGACTTCTTG comes from the Hylaeus volcanicus isolate JK05 unplaced genomic scaffold, UHH_iyHylVolc1.0_haploid 29269, whole genome shotgun sequence genome and includes:
- the LOC128882161 gene encoding glucose dehydrogenase [FAD, quinone]-like, producing INVFDCVSHKFRTILYYYRKVLGGSTVLNGMMYVRGNKKDYDEWESFGNPGWNYESVLPYFKKSEDMRIDKLKGSSYHQTGGPLTVEDFRYRMPVTDYVLNATTQMGYEILDVNGAKQTGFMRTSGTLRDGLRCSTAKAFIRPASKRKNLQVSLLSMAEKILIRQEGNTRRAYGVQFRVNGMLKEVNANREVILSAGSIQSPQLLMLSGIGPRDHLEEMGVPLVLDSPGVGQNLMDHVSMGGLTYLVDPPQEYTSSRPFTFVLPRTVTPETTLEFAMNHTGPLYSAASPEGTGFVNSR